From the Priestia filamentosa genome, the window AAAAGGTGCAAGACTAGCTGTACAACATTTAATAGAATTAGGACATAAAAAAATAGCAAAAATATCTGGTCCGTCAAAGTACTTAGCCACTTATGAACGAACTGTAGGTTACAAAGAAGAGTTAATAGAGAATGGATACAAAATCGATGAAAATTTAATATTTAATAGTGAATACTCTTATGATAAGATTTATACATTTACGAAAAAGTTACTGAAAAAAAAGGACAAACCTACAGCAATTATAGCTGCATCAGATCAAATGGCCCTTGCAGTCTTAGACGCGGCTTCAAGTCTAAATCTAAAAATTCCTAATGATTTATCTGTAATTGGATTTGATAATATCAGACTAGCTTCTAATGAATTCATAGGTTTAACTACAGTGTCCCAACAAATGGATAGAATGTCTTTGACAGCACTAGAAAAATTAATTTATCTTATTGAAAATAAAGATACTGCCTCTTCATCAATTCAAGTTTTTCTCAAGCCAGAACTAATTGTTCGTAAAACAACGGGACCAGCTCCAGTAATTGATTAAGGTAACAAAGGGTGAATTTTAAGTGTTTTAATTTTATATGTTCTAAAACAATAGGGGCTGTTTATAAAAAATTAAAATCAAAAATTAATTTTTGACTATTTACAAGAGTCAGAAAATTGTATATATTAATTTATAAGCAAAAGTAATTTTGAATACGTATTCAAAATTACTTTTGCTTACTACAGAGGAATATGTAAAATATATATAATACAAAATCACTACCCCGTGATGAAAATAGGTGATATGTTGGATTTAAATCAATTATTTAACTTAAACGGTAAAATTGCCATTATTACGGGTGGAAGTAAAGGCATTGGTAAAGATTTAGCTAAATTACTTGCACAAGCTGGTGCTAATATTGCATTAATTGCCCGCAATAAGAAACAACTCGAGGAGGCTGCACATGAAATTGAGCAAACTGGTGTAAATGTTTTACCTGTTTCATTTGATTTAACCAAGGTAGAAGACACACCAAACGTAATAGAAGATATATATAACCACTTTGGAAAGATTGATATCTTAATAAATAATGCAGGCATAAATGTGGCAAAGCCAGCTGAAGAGTTGTCTTCACAAGATTGGGATACTGTACTAGATATTAATTTAAAAAGTGTATTTTTTACAAGTCAAGCTGTAGGAAAGTTTATGATCAATCAGAAAAAAGGTAAAATCATAAACATGTCTTCACAAATGGCATTTGTCGGTTATTACAAACGAGCTGCATACTCATCTAGTAAAGGAGGACTTACACAATTAACGAAAGCGCTTTCTATTGAGTGGGCACCGTATCAAATCAATGTCAATGCAATTGCACCAACTTTTATTGAAACACCGATGACTAAGTCAATGTTTGAAGATGAAAATTTTAAACTCGAAGTTTTAAATAGAATTCCACTTGGTAGACTTGCTAAAACAGAGGACTTATTTGGGGGCGTATTATATCTAGCATCAGATTGCTCGGATATGATGACAGGCCAAACATTAGTAGTTGATGGTGGTTGGACCGTATGGTAATTTTTTTGAATACGTATTCAAAAAAAGAATATCAGTTAACTAAAACATAAATCCTATTAACCTTAATTTTTGAATGCCTATGGTCTTCTGAATTGGTTTAGGGACATTTGCAACTTTAGTAAGTGAATTAAAAATGAAAAATTACAAATAACGGAAGGTGGAATTGAAATGTCAGTACAAGAACCTAAAGTAAAAAAAGTTGTAACAAATGAGGAAATGGAAAATAATTGGATTGTTCGTTTTGATGAAATGAGACCAAAAGGTATACCGTTAACGTTTATTGATAGTATTATTCCAGGTCATCAACGTATTAACTATACATTAATCGGAGACACAGCAAGTGAGAATGATAACTTCACACCTGAAATTACTGAGCCACATGGTTTTCAAATTGGGATGGTAAAAGCTCCAAAAGGAAATGGTCCTGCTTATCATACGCATGATTATATTGAAGCATTTCTTCCTCTAACAGGAAAATGGCGTTTTTATTGGGGAAATGGTCCAGATGAAATTGAGGGTGAAACTATCATTGAACAATGGGATTTAATTTCATTACCTCCAGGATTATGGAGGGGATTTGAAAATATTAGTGAGGAAGATGCTTGGATTTTTGCAGTTCTTGAACAACACAAAGTCTTTAATGGAAAAGATCCATATTGGTCTCCAAAAGTGATAAGAGAAGCTGCAAAATATGGTTTTAAAGCAGATGAACTCGGAAAAATGATTAAGCCAGATAACTTTGAGGATCTTGAAAAGGAAATTGCAGATAAACTAAAAATGGGTGAAAAATAGTTGGCTAAAACACCACTTATTTTGCTTCCTGGTACACTTTGTGATGAGCGACTTTGGGGTCACCAACTCAAGTACTTGTCAGACATAGCTGAAGTAACTATCGGTGATGTGACGAAAGAGGACTCTATATCAAGTTTAGCACATTCAATACTTGAAAAAGCACCAGAAAGATTTGCTCTTGCAGGTTTATCACTAGGTGGTATTATTTCTCTTGAAATCATGCGGATTGCTCCAGAACGGGTCATAAAGCTAGCATTGCTTGATACAAATCCTAATCCTCCCCATTATGATCAAATTGCAGTTTGGGAGAGGTTCATCAATATGGCAAATAACGGTCAATTCTTAGATATCACAATAAACCATCTTCTACCAATATTAATTCATCCAAATCGAAGAAAGGATGAAGCATTAGTATCAATGATTATCGATATGGCTAAAAAAATCGGTAAAGAAAGTTATATCAATCAGTTAAAAGCAGTAATGACCCGTTTAGATCAACGCTCCATTCTTTCTACTATTGCATGTCCGACTATGGTTTTAGTAGGAAAGGAAGATATGGTATGTCCTGTTCATATGTCTAAATTTTTAACAGAAAGCATCCCGACAGCGAGTCTAGAAATTATAGAACATTCGGGCCATTTAAGTACGTTAGAACAGCCTGAAAAAGTAAGCGCTTTACTGAAGGATTGGTTGAAATCTTAAGATAGATAAACAAGGAAAGCAAGAATATAGTCTTTATGATAGAAAGAGAGTGAAGACGATGGAGAATGCTGTAAAGGAAAAAATAAAACGTGGGGAACAAGTTCTCGGTGTATTTTTAGGAATAAATTCCCCACCTTTAGTCGAGATGCTCGGTTATGCAGGATTTGATTTTGTTTTAATTGATGACGAGCATGGTGCTTTTAGTCCTTCAGAACTTGAAAATATTATTCGAACGGCAGATTCTGTTGGTCTTGTCCCAATTGTTCGGGTTTCATATGATCGCTCTAGTATTCAAAAGGCTTTAGATCGTGGGGCAAAGGGTGTACAGGTACCAATGGTCAATACAAAGGAAGATGCTCTAGAAGTAGTTAGACAGGCAAAATTTCCACCATATGGTGATAGAGGTGTCTCATATTCAATTAGACCAGCTCGTTACGGAAAAAATAGTGGAAAACCTTATTTAGATCAGTGTAATGAAAATATTATGATAATTGTTCATATTGAAACGGCTGAAGCAGCTAACAATTTTGAAGCCATTACAGCCGTTCCCGGAATTGATTTAGCATTTATTGGTTCAACGGACTTATCTGTTAGCATGGGGTATCCATTAGAGGGGGCAAATCACCCTGAAGTGCAAAAGGTTATAAATGAAATTTTTATTAAAGGGAAAGAGCGAAATGTGCCAATTGGTACGGTTGCTAGTAATATTACTGCTGCTAATGATGCTTTTGATAAAGGTTCCCAATACGTAGGTATCGTATTAAATAGTTTACTTACATCCACATTAACTGATATTGTCTCAGCGAGTAAATCCATTCAAACTCTTAAATGATTTCAAAAGGGGCCCAGTATTAGTCTAAAAGATAAAAAGCAATTTTTAAAAATATAAGGGACGACATAGAATCAGTTACGAAAAATCCTATTGCAAGGGATATTCTTTAAGTAAACAACATCTAAATGGAGAGAAATTTATAAAAATAATTACTTTATAAGAAAAAGGATGGTTATTATGGTAGAAAAAAAGACAGATTCAGTCGACATAATTCCAAGAGAAAAAAAGTTAGATTCCAAAGAAATAACTAAGACAATCAAAGGATCACCAAACTTTATTTACTATGCCGATGCGGATGATGTAAATATGCTCGATACAAAAGATGATTATGATTATATGAATATAGAAGAAACGAAGCAAAAGAAACAGAGGATGAATGGTTTTGACCCTATTTATAATAATATCGTTGATTACATTGTAAAAATTACACGTCAAATCTGGAAAGAGAAGGATATAGGACTTATTTATGATACGTATAGCACCAGTGTTTCCGTTCATAAAGGTTTGGTTAATAGTCACGGAGTTAATGAAGTTATTTCAGGTACCCTTCAAACATTACATGCTTTTCCTGACAGGAAAGGGCTAGGATGGAGTGTAATCTGGTCTGGGGACGATGAATCCGGCTTTTTTACATCCCATCGAGGACGTTCTGTTGCAACCCATCTCGGAGATAGCAGTTTGTACGGTCCTGCTACTGGAAAGAAAGTAGTTTTCAGGACAAGTGCTGATTGTATGATTTTAAATAATAAAATCTACGAGGAATGGCTGGTAATGGATACCTACCATCTTGTTCAGCAGTTGGGATTGGATCCTGTTGTTATAGCGAAGAAGATTGCGAAAAGTACTCAAAAGCTCGCGCCTTCCATTCAATTTGGTTTAAATGAGACAGCAGAAACCGGTCTTCCTCCTAAAATTTTTACTCCATCTTCTGACGAATTTGAAATCGGAGAGTTTATTCAGCTAGTTTTTAATCGAATCTGGGCGCGTCGCTCTTTCAATTTTGTCAAAGAGTATTATGAGGAAAATGCAGTTGTTCATTATGTTTGTAATAAGGATGTTATTGGAGTAAGTGAAATTCAAGGAATGT encodes:
- a CDS encoding ester cyclase encodes the protein MVEKKTDSVDIIPREKKLDSKEITKTIKGSPNFIYYADADDVNMLDTKDDYDYMNIEETKQKKQRMNGFDPIYNNIVDYIVKITRQIWKEKDIGLIYDTYSTSVSVHKGLVNSHGVNEVISGTLQTLHAFPDRKGLGWSVIWSGDDESGFFTSHRGRSVATHLGDSSLYGPATGKKVVFRTSADCMILNNKIYEEWLVMDTYHLVQQLGLDPVVIAKKIAKSTQKLAPSIQFGLNETAETGLPPKIFTPSSDEFEIGEFIQLVFNRIWARRSFNFVKEYYEENAVVHYVCNKDVIGVSEIQGMFISLFSSVPNAKVILERVTCNRRGSDSDWDVAVRWRIQGMHEGSGYFGNPSGKAIDIAGISHYKIINEKISEEWLLFDGMEVLRQIHLPDENGLEQGDESLIDDGNFTGVS
- a CDS encoding SDR family NAD(P)-dependent oxidoreductase gives rise to the protein MLDLNQLFNLNGKIAIITGGSKGIGKDLAKLLAQAGANIALIARNKKQLEEAAHEIEQTGVNVLPVSFDLTKVEDTPNVIEDIYNHFGKIDILINNAGINVAKPAEELSSQDWDTVLDINLKSVFFTSQAVGKFMINQKKGKIINMSSQMAFVGYYKRAAYSSSKGGLTQLTKALSIEWAPYQINVNAIAPTFIETPMTKSMFEDENFKLEVLNRIPLGRLAKTEDLFGGVLYLASDCSDMMTGQTLVVDGGWTVW
- a CDS encoding alpha/beta fold hydrolase, coding for MAKTPLILLPGTLCDERLWGHQLKYLSDIAEVTIGDVTKEDSISSLAHSILEKAPERFALAGLSLGGIISLEIMRIAPERVIKLALLDTNPNPPHYDQIAVWERFINMANNGQFLDITINHLLPILIHPNRRKDEALVSMIIDMAKKIGKESYINQLKAVMTRLDQRSILSTIACPTMVLVGKEDMVCPVHMSKFLTESIPTASLEIIEHSGHLSTLEQPEKVSALLKDWLKS
- a CDS encoding HpcH/HpaI aldolase family protein codes for the protein MENAVKEKIKRGEQVLGVFLGINSPPLVEMLGYAGFDFVLIDDEHGAFSPSELENIIRTADSVGLVPIVRVSYDRSSIQKALDRGAKGVQVPMVNTKEDALEVVRQAKFPPYGDRGVSYSIRPARYGKNSGKPYLDQCNENIMIIVHIETAEAANNFEAITAVPGIDLAFIGSTDLSVSMGYPLEGANHPEVQKVINEIFIKGKERNVPIGTVASNITAANDAFDKGSQYVGIVLNSLLTSTLTDIVSASKSIQTLK
- a CDS encoding LacI family DNA-binding transcriptional regulator, whose translation is MTTEDVARIAGVSQSTVSRVLNNYPYIRKNTRDKVLAVIEELGFTRDEIARSLVEKRTASIGLILGSISNPFFAETAEVIIQRAQELKYDVIVYNTGHKDENLEQAINLLIGKRVEGIIITSVSKNYTKKIQKLHENGFPILLYNSFLDIKNVNFIVMDNRKGARLAVQHLIELGHKKIAKISGPSKYLATYERTVGYKEELIENGYKIDENLIFNSEYSYDKIYTFTKKLLKKKDKPTAIIAASDQMALAVLDAASSLNLKIPNDLSVIGFDNIRLASNEFIGLTTVSQQMDRMSLTALEKLIYLIENKDTASSSIQVFLKPELIVRKTTGPAPVID